A region of Saccharococcus thermophilus DNA encodes the following proteins:
- a CDS encoding ThiF family adenylyltransferase, whose protein sequence is MDDHLDLLDVYAQIRNESVEYLISKYEAIIVEKNEGTNDYPVTLQIKTIVADYEVKLLISLPFNFPDSFPKVKLDEHSFRKLYPLPHLSKSKTLCLFDDVLASPNPANPLGVIDAIIQKAKEVLTKGVSKQNFQDYTDEFETYWDEDSKGSYLSIVEPSEVPKEVYLVPFTYANWRQQGIFANQKSDAINWVQNLGGTVREEEIAKVLYIPLSQPMQFPFPKSNRDIYHLLKDNKLAIQALSEYLTKHKRPTKVLFSMQSDGDYSWGVWEHLPPMKEVVLKYKGWKRIKTSMDGFRKDSRHGLLEIVKEFPKREIAKYSVEDVRAVRLKKRGGDGKSENHGLKIAIIGCGALGSHIAQSMFDIGIEHLLLVDYDVLSFENINRHLCGASDVGQPKTEAVKSKLRKHYPTSQIHVYNRDVLSLLAFSPNALNSYDLIIVAISHFPTELRLNQLQIQGLINKPMLHVWVEPYLAGGHAIWINPEDKIHLKTLFDESGAYKYQILKDGNKYTKKELGCNTSYVPYGVLELKRFIFDLIMFIKQQINVEPRESKVFTWLGNLTEQRKSKRLLAPKWVGATDFSLRFYNLENNQESVD, encoded by the coding sequence ATGGACGATCATCTTGATTTATTAGACGTCTATGCTCAGATACGAAACGAATCCGTTGAATATCTAATAAGTAAATATGAGGCTATTATTGTAGAGAAAAACGAAGGAACAAATGATTATCCTGTCACTCTACAGATTAAAACTATTGTGGCAGACTATGAAGTTAAATTATTGATTAGTCTGCCTTTTAACTTTCCGGATTCGTTTCCAAAAGTTAAATTAGACGAACATAGTTTTAGGAAATTATATCCTTTGCCACATTTGAGTAAGTCTAAAACACTTTGCCTTTTTGATGATGTATTAGCCAGTCCCAATCCGGCTAATCCTTTAGGTGTTATAGACGCAATAATTCAGAAAGCCAAGGAAGTTTTGACAAAAGGGGTATCAAAACAGAACTTCCAAGATTACACGGATGAATTTGAAACTTACTGGGATGAAGACAGTAAAGGAAGTTATTTGTCGATTGTAGAGCCGTCTGAGGTACCAAAAGAAGTTTATTTAGTCCCATTTACGTACGCAAATTGGCGCCAACAAGGAATTTTTGCAAATCAAAAAAGCGATGCTATTAACTGGGTTCAAAATTTAGGTGGAACGGTAAGAGAAGAGGAGATTGCAAAAGTGTTGTATATACCTTTATCTCAACCTATGCAGTTTCCTTTTCCAAAAAGCAATAGAGATATATACCATTTATTAAAAGACAATAAACTAGCCATACAGGCTCTTTCGGAATATTTGACTAAGCATAAAAGGCCGACAAAAGTATTGTTTTCTATGCAATCTGACGGTGATTATTCATGGGGGGTATGGGAGCATCTTCCCCCAATGAAAGAAGTAGTATTAAAATATAAAGGTTGGAAACGAATAAAAACTAGTATGGACGGCTTTAGAAAGGATAGTCGGCATGGATTGCTTGAGATAGTAAAGGAATTTCCAAAGAGAGAAATTGCAAAATACTCTGTGGAAGATGTTAGAGCAGTGCGCCTGAAAAAACGTGGCGGTGATGGTAAATCCGAGAATCATGGATTAAAAATAGCCATCATTGGTTGTGGAGCACTTGGAAGCCATATTGCGCAAAGTATGTTTGATATCGGAATAGAGCATTTACTATTAGTCGATTATGACGTTTTAAGTTTTGAAAACATCAATAGACATCTATGCGGAGCTAGTGATGTAGGTCAACCTAAAACAGAAGCCGTTAAAAGCAAACTGCGAAAACATTATCCTACTAGTCAAATACATGTTTATAACCGTGATGTTTTATCATTGTTAGCATTCAGTCCCAATGCTTTAAATTCTTATGATTTAATCATTGTAGCGATTAGTCACTTTCCGACAGAGTTGAGATTAAATCAACTGCAAATTCAAGGTTTAATCAACAAACCTATGTTACACGTATGGGTAGAACCTTACTTGGCAGGTGGACATGCTATTTGGATTAATCCAGAAGACAAAATTCATCTAAAAACATTATTTGATGAGAGCGGGGCTTATAAATACCAAATATTGAAGGATGGAAACAAGTATACTAAAAAGGAACTTGGTTGCAATACATCGTATGTTCCATATGGTGTATTAGAGTTAAAAAGATTTATATTTGACTTAATAATGTTTATTAAGCAACAAATAAATGTTGAACCACGTGAGAGTAAAGTATTTACATGGTTGGGAAATTTAACAGAGCAAAGAAAAAGCAAAAGGCTACTAGCACCGAAATGGGTAGGTGCCACTGACTTTTCTTTAAGGTTTTATAATTTAGAAAATAATCAAGAAAGTGTGGATTAA
- a CDS encoding helix-turn-helix domain-containing protein yields the protein MLDGTFLTAGDIAELLKISKPTAYELMKQDGFPLIQFGRSMRVNRDEFFQWLSQKQGTNK from the coding sequence ATTCTTGACGGTACCTTTTTAACAGCTGGGGATATTGCGGAGTTATTAAAAATTTCGAAACCGACCGCATACGAGTTGATGAAGCAGGACGGATTTCCGCTTATACAGTTCGGACGCTCTATGAGGGTTAACCGCGATGAGTTTTTTCAATGGCTATCTCAGAAACAGGGGACTAACAAATAA
- the metC gene encoding cystathionine beta-lyase, producing MEQQVSFQTKLLHNKWKIDRQTGAVSVPIQHASTFHQFDFDTFGKYDYSRSGNPTREALEETIAELEGGVRGFAFSSGMAAISTAFLLLSKGDHVLVTEDVYGGTYRIITEVLSRFGIEYTFVDMTDLHEVATHIRPNTKVIYVETPSNPLLKVTDIQGIVKLAKANGCLTFLDNTFMTPALQRPLDLGVDVVLHSATKFLAGHSDVVAGLAVVKDEELAKQLYKLQNAFGAVLGVQDAWLVLRGLKTLHVRLKQSSESALAIARYLSSHPKVEEVYYPGLTHHPGHSIHRYQASGFGAVLSFRLADEEAVRTFVKHVRLPVFAVSLGAVESILSYPAKMSHAAMPKEERERRGITDGLLRLSVGLEAVEDLIADFEQALSHVKETPSAVSAR from the coding sequence ATGGAACAACAAGTTTCCTTTCAAACCAAACTGCTTCATAACAAATGGAAAATCGATCGGCAAACAGGGGCAGTAAGCGTGCCGATTCAGCATGCTTCAACGTTCCATCAATTCGATTTTGACACATTTGGCAAGTATGATTACAGCCGCTCTGGCAACCCGACGCGCGAGGCGCTCGAAGAAACGATCGCCGAACTAGAAGGAGGCGTGCGCGGCTTCGCTTTTTCCTCCGGGATGGCGGCGATTTCGACTGCGTTTCTTCTGCTATCCAAAGGTGACCATGTGCTCGTGACCGAAGATGTTTATGGCGGCACGTATCGCATAATCACCGAAGTGTTAAGCCGTTTCGGCATTGAATATACGTTTGTGGATATGACCGATTTGCATGAAGTTGCTACCCATATTCGTCCAAATACAAAAGTGATCTATGTCGAAACGCCGTCCAACCCGCTCTTAAAAGTAACCGATATTCAAGGAATTGTCAAATTGGCGAAAGCCAATGGCTGTTTAACTTTTTTGGATAATACGTTTATGACTCCCGCGCTCCAGCGTCCGCTTGACCTTGGCGTCGATGTCGTTCTTCATAGCGCGACGAAGTTTTTGGCAGGGCACAGCGATGTCGTGGCGGGGCTTGCGGTGGTGAAAGACGAGGAATTGGCGAAACAGCTGTACAAATTGCAAAACGCGTTCGGCGCCGTGCTTGGAGTGCAAGATGCGTGGCTGGTGTTGCGGGGATTAAAGACGCTGCACGTTCGCCTCAAGCAGTCGTCCGAATCGGCGCTCGCCATCGCCCGCTATTTATCTAGCCACCCGAAAGTGGAGGAAGTGTATTACCCAGGGCTTACGCACCACCCTGGACATTCGATTCATCGCTATCAAGCCTCGGGATTTGGCGCGGTATTATCGTTCCGCCTCGCCGATGAAGAAGCGGTGCGGACGTTTGTGAAACATGTTCGCCTCCCTGTATTCGCCGTCAGCTTAGGGGCGGTCGAATCAATTTTGTCCTATCCGGCGAAAATGTCGCACGCCGCGATGCCGAAAGAGGAACGAGAGCGGCGCGGCATTACCGACGGCCTGCTGCGGCTTAGCGTTGGCCTCGAGGCAGTGGAAGATTTAATCGCCGATTTCGAGCAGGCATTATCTCATGTCAAAGAAACACCATCCGCCGTTTCCGCGCGTTGA
- a CDS encoding methionine biosynthesis PLP-dependent protein, translated as MEKLETLLAQIGNRSETVTGTVNPPVYFSTAYRHEGIGQSTGFDYIRTGNPTRKIVEEAIAKLEGGDQGYAFSSGMAAIQTVLALFESGDEFLVSADLYGGTYRLFERGWRKYGLSFHYVDFRDIRLVENTITEKTKAIFLETPTNPLMQETDIAEVAKLAKKYDLLLIVDNTFYTPVLQRPLEQGADIVIHSATKYLGGHNDVLAGLVVAKGEELCQRLAEYHNAIGAVLSPFDSWLLIRGMKTLALRIRQHEENAKRISEFLASHEDITDVLYPGRGGMLSFRLREEKWVNRFLQSLRLITFAESLGGVESFITYPATQTHADIPEEIRIANGVCNRLLRFSVGIEHVEDLITDLAQALKNMKEV; from the coding sequence ATGGAGAAACTCGAGACATTGTTAGCGCAAATCGGAAACCGAAGCGAAACGGTAACAGGGACGGTCAATCCGCCTGTCTATTTTTCGACGGCATACCGTCATGAAGGAATTGGACAGTCGACGGGGTTTGACTACATCCGTACCGGCAACCCGACGCGCAAAATCGTCGAAGAAGCGATCGCCAAGCTCGAGGGCGGCGATCAAGGCTATGCGTTCAGCTCCGGCATGGCCGCAATTCAAACGGTGTTGGCGCTGTTTGAAAGCGGTGATGAATTTTTAGTTTCCGCCGACCTTTACGGAGGTACATATCGCTTGTTTGAACGCGGCTGGCGAAAATATGGTTTGTCTTTTCATTATGTAGATTTTCGCGACATACGATTAGTAGAGAACACGATTACCGAAAAAACGAAGGCGATTTTTTTGGAAACGCCGACCAATCCGCTCATGCAGGAAACCGATATCGCAGAAGTAGCGAAGCTGGCGAAAAAATACGATTTGCTTCTTATTGTCGATAATACGTTTTATACCCCGGTTCTGCAACGTCCGCTTGAACAGGGGGCCGATATTGTCATTCATAGCGCAACGAAATATTTGGGCGGCCATAACGATGTATTAGCTGGTCTTGTCGTGGCAAAGGGAGAGGAGCTTTGTCAACGCTTGGCGGAGTATCATAACGCGATCGGCGCCGTGCTTTCGCCGTTTGATTCGTGGCTGCTCATCCGCGGCATGAAGACGTTGGCGCTTCGGATTCGCCAGCATGAGGAAAACGCGAAACGAATCAGCGAGTTTTTAGCATCTCACGAAGATATTACCGATGTATTATACCCAGGAAGAGGCGGCATGTTATCGTTCCGCTTGCGTGAGGAAAAATGGGTCAACCGCTTTTTGCAAAGCTTGCGCTTAATTACGTTCGCCGAAAGTTTAGGAGGAGTGGAAAGCTTTATTACGTATCCGGCGACGCAAACGCATGCCGATATTCCAGAAGAAATCCGCATCGCCAACGGCGTCTGTAACCGGCTGCTGCGCTTTTCCGTCGGCATCGAACATGTCGAAGATTTAATCACCGACTTAGCGCAAGCGCTGAAAAACATGAAAGAGGTGTAA
- a CDS encoding CBASS cGAMP-activated phospholipase, producing the protein MREKRPFQILSIDGGGIKGLYSAVILADFEERYGQLYKHFDLICGTSTGGIIALALAAGIPAKEIVNLYVKHGPIIFPYKNPIYRLMQTFKQIFIKSKYSDEKLRSALKSVFGEKRIKDCKTYVLIPTSNITTGKPCIIKTDHGDRLNRDSNHLLVDVALATAAAPAYFPIQKIPTMPNSDDQFVDGGLYGNNPSLFGIQEAYHFFIGQENHDYENFSLLSVSTLHQNFGFQRILENRHLSLIRWGPKLISLMIDLQTISTHFHIEYLNKSLNGHYVRIESEPLTEKESKLISLDMACEESINLLIKKGHEASSKWIDDPRLQRFFELDNQQNKVKG; encoded by the coding sequence ATGAGGGAAAAAAGACCGTTTCAAATTTTATCGATTGATGGTGGTGGGATAAAGGGACTATACTCTGCAGTTATTTTGGCTGATTTTGAAGAACGATATGGTCAGTTATATAAACATTTTGACTTAATTTGCGGTACTTCTACAGGTGGAATTATCGCTCTAGCATTAGCAGCAGGTATACCAGCAAAAGAAATTGTAAACCTTTATGTAAAACATGGTCCTATAATATTTCCATATAAAAATCCAATTTATCGTCTAATGCAGACATTTAAACAAATTTTTATTAAGTCTAAATATAGCGATGAAAAATTAAGGAGCGCTCTTAAAAGTGTTTTTGGGGAAAAACGAATAAAAGATTGTAAAACTTATGTTTTAATACCTACCTCAAATATTACAACAGGAAAACCGTGTATTATAAAAACTGACCATGGCGATAGACTAAACCGAGACAGTAATCATTTGCTAGTTGATGTTGCGTTAGCAACTGCTGCTGCACCGGCATATTTTCCAATACAAAAGATTCCGACGATGCCTAATTCCGATGATCAATTTGTAGATGGTGGTTTATACGGGAATAATCCGTCATTATTTGGCATACAAGAGGCATATCACTTTTTTATTGGGCAAGAAAATCATGATTATGAAAACTTTAGTCTATTATCAGTATCTACGTTGCATCAAAATTTTGGATTTCAAAGGATACTTGAAAATCGCCATCTCTCACTTATTCGATGGGGTCCCAAGTTAATTTCTCTGATGATAGATTTACAAACAATTTCTACCCATTTTCATATTGAGTATTTGAATAAGTCACTAAATGGTCACTATGTAAGAATTGAAAGTGAACCACTTACGGAGAAGGAAAGTAAGTTGATTAGTCTGGATATGGCCTGCGAGGAGTCTATCAACCTTTTGATAAAAAAAGGGCATGAAGCAAGTAGTAAGTGGATAGATGATCCACGCTTGCAACGCTTTTTTGAATTAGACAATCAGCAAAACAAAGTTAAGGGGTGA
- a CDS encoding tyrosine-type recombinase/integrase, with protein sequence MMNFDKLIKEKKKGFYFRIDVGKDPVTGKRKQASFGPFRTKTEAKKELLKIKNQVDDGSYFKESTEDFSMFMERWFNTSYKRTVEITTAKSREYVIRNHIMKYFQHKKINEITTFDIDSFYVDKLDNGYSGAYIRQMHNLLNQAFDQAVKWSLVKVNPVKNAKPPKVKSEEKITWTVDEVNRFLNLIKDSSMEIPYLLAIFTGMRRGEVLGLKWDDVDFENKKIRIKRSLCFVSGKGLIFKEPKTKKSKRQISISQHVVDVLKKHKQKQEFQKEKLGVQYQDNNLIVCTDDGKPLDPRNLLRQFYRLIEEANVPRISFHDLRHTHATILMQQGENPKVVSERLGHSRVGITLDLYSHVSDDLQEQAAEKFENALLKQSQNPLVH encoded by the coding sequence ATGATGAACTTTGACAAGTTAATTAAAGAAAAGAAAAAAGGATTTTATTTTCGAATTGATGTAGGGAAAGATCCAGTTACCGGTAAGAGAAAGCAAGCAAGTTTCGGACCGTTTCGTACAAAGACTGAAGCGAAGAAAGAACTTCTTAAAATTAAAAACCAAGTCGATGATGGAAGTTATTTTAAAGAAAGTACAGAAGATTTTTCAATGTTCATGGAGCGGTGGTTTAACACCTCTTACAAAAGAACAGTAGAAATAACTACCGCCAAAAGCAGAGAATATGTAATCAGAAATCATATTATGAAGTATTTTCAACATAAAAAAATTAATGAAATTACAACATTTGATATTGACAGTTTTTATGTGGACAAGTTAGACAACGGGTATTCAGGTGCATATATCCGACAAATGCATAATTTGCTCAATCAAGCATTTGATCAAGCGGTAAAATGGTCATTGGTTAAAGTGAACCCTGTAAAGAATGCTAAACCGCCCAAAGTGAAAAGTGAAGAAAAAATTACATGGACAGTGGATGAGGTAAATCGATTTCTGAATCTGATTAAAGATAGCTCTATGGAGATCCCTTACCTTCTTGCGATTTTCACAGGAATGCGACGTGGAGAAGTTTTAGGACTAAAATGGGATGACGTGGATTTTGAGAATAAGAAAATCCGCATCAAGCGCAGCTTATGCTTTGTCTCAGGCAAAGGATTAATTTTTAAAGAGCCTAAAACAAAAAAATCGAAAAGGCAAATTTCGATTTCTCAACATGTTGTAGATGTATTAAAAAAACATAAACAAAAACAAGAATTTCAAAAGGAGAAATTGGGTGTTCAATACCAAGATAACAATTTAATTGTCTGCACTGACGACGGAAAACCTCTTGATCCACGAAACTTGTTACGACAATTTTATCGCTTGATCGAAGAAGCAAATGTACCACGTATAAGCTTCCATGATTTGCGGCATACACATGCAACCATCTTAATGCAGCAAGGCGAAAATCCAAAAGTGGTTAGCGAGCGCTTGGGGCATTCCCGCGTCGGTATAACTTTAGATTTATACTCACATGTCAGTGATGATTTACAAGAACAAGCGGCAGAGAAATTTGAAAACGCCCTCTTAAAACAGAGTCAAAACCCTTTAGTTCACTAA
- a CDS encoding IS256 family transposase, protein MSKRSIPNVDWANQLESVIRQFVKEKLELIMREEIKHFLEIEQAGTPNMRNGYYQRNLDTQYGRIEGLLVPRDRNGEFQTQLFAPYQRHTGWLEEAIIRMYQSGMSTREIGKFIERILGNAYSPATISRITDVVKEDIEKWHHRPLSKRYSVLYLDGLYVKLRRDTVEKEVIYVVLGVNEEGYREILDFFVGGQESAYGWQEILQHLYQRGVKEVLLGVFDGLPGLEEAFKAVYPKADVQRCVVHKVRNTLSRVRKKDQFEVAEDLKLIYRAPNKEMALQMFQQFESKWSSKYPREVQSWANELDVLLTFMDYPSSIRSVIYTTNVIERTIKEIRKRLKPMNSLSSLEAAEKVVYLTIQDFNEKWAGRKLRGFAEAQEALQRMFEERYC, encoded by the coding sequence ATGTCTAAAAGAAGTATACCGAATGTCGACTGGGCAAATCAACTGGAAAGTGTCATTCGTCAGTTTGTGAAGGAAAAATTAGAGCTGATTATGCGGGAAGAAATCAAACATTTCCTCGAAATCGAACAGGCTGGAACGCCGAATATGAGAAACGGCTACTATCAGCGAAATCTAGATACGCAATATGGCCGGATTGAGGGTCTTTTGGTTCCAAGAGACCGAAACGGGGAATTTCAAACACAGTTGTTTGCCCCTTATCAACGCCACACCGGCTGGCTGGAGGAAGCCATCATTAGGATGTATCAAAGTGGCATGAGTACACGGGAAATTGGCAAGTTTATCGAACGAATTCTAGGAAATGCTTATTCTCCAGCGACGATCAGCCGTATTACCGATGTCGTGAAAGAAGACATCGAGAAATGGCACCATCGTCCACTATCCAAACGTTATTCTGTCTTATATTTGGACGGCTTGTACGTGAAACTTCGCCGCGATACGGTAGAGAAAGAAGTCATTTATGTGGTGTTAGGAGTGAATGAAGAAGGGTATCGAGAAATTCTGGATTTCTTCGTGGGAGGACAAGAAAGCGCCTATGGATGGCAGGAAATTCTTCAACACCTCTACCAAAGAGGCGTCAAGGAAGTGCTTCTTGGCGTCTTCGATGGCCTTCCGGGGCTGGAGGAAGCCTTTAAGGCGGTGTATCCGAAAGCCGATGTGCAGCGCTGTGTCGTGCACAAAGTCCGCAACACCCTCAGCCGTGTTCGGAAAAAAGACCAATTCGAAGTGGCCGAGGATCTCAAGCTGATTTATCGCGCGCCGAATAAGGAGATGGCGTTACAAATGTTTCAACAGTTTGAGTCGAAATGGTCCAGCAAATATCCAAGAGAAGTTCAATCTTGGGCCAATGAGTTGGATGTCCTCCTTACATTTATGGATTATCCAAGCAGTATTCGAAGTGTGATTTACACGACGAATGTCATCGAACGAACGATCAAAGAGATTCGGAAACGTCTAAAGCCGATGAACAGTTTGAGCAGTTTAGAAGCCGCGGAAAAAGTCGTGTATTTGACCATCCAAGATTTTAATGAGAAATGGGCAGGGCGAAAGTTAAGAGGATTTGCCGAAGCGCAGGAAGCCCTTCAACGAATGTTTGAAGAACGTTATTGTTAA
- a CDS encoding CBASS cGAMP synthase, with product MAQCNDLFLKFDEKIKLKPEKKKYLRTSRNALREKIKGYFEETLKVSKPQFWGQGSYMMNTTIEPIEGEYDIDDGVYLMHLADKKEEDWPAASTVHNWIVKAVEGHTSTPPVNKNTCVRVIYKNDYHVDLPIYIKAEDAEHPKLAHKTKGWIDSDPKALTNWFNDEVKNKGAQLKRIVRYFKAWKDYKKGNDKFPSGMIFTILAANHFVEGYEEDDDSAFVATAQEIYDQLNSSFSLKRPVFPEEELLDGWSETAKTNFLNKLSNLIKQGQKALETVDKKEAADIWRKIFGDRFPEYTPPEERMDKGYALQTSKPAVLGNHGRSS from the coding sequence TTGGCACAATGCAATGATCTATTTCTAAAATTTGATGAGAAAATTAAATTAAAGCCGGAAAAGAAGAAATATTTACGAACATCGAGAAATGCACTGAGGGAAAAAATTAAGGGTTATTTTGAAGAAACGTTAAAAGTATCTAAACCACAATTCTGGGGACAAGGTTCTTATATGATGAACACCACAATTGAACCGATTGAGGGAGAATATGATATTGATGATGGTGTATACCTCATGCATTTGGCCGACAAAAAAGAAGAAGATTGGCCAGCCGCCAGTACTGTTCATAACTGGATAGTGAAAGCAGTTGAAGGGCATACAAGTACGCCTCCAGTCAATAAAAATACATGTGTACGCGTTATTTATAAAAACGATTACCATGTTGATCTTCCTATCTATATAAAGGCTGAAGATGCAGAACATCCTAAATTAGCTCATAAAACAAAAGGGTGGATTGACAGTGATCCAAAAGCGTTAACAAATTGGTTTAATGATGAAGTTAAGAATAAGGGGGCTCAACTAAAACGAATCGTACGGTACTTTAAAGCATGGAAAGATTATAAAAAAGGGAACGATAAGTTTCCGAGTGGTATGATTTTTACCATTCTGGCTGCCAATCACTTTGTCGAAGGCTATGAAGAAGATGATGACTCAGCATTTGTTGCTACTGCTCAAGAAATTTATGACCAATTAAATTCATCCTTTAGCCTTAAGAGACCTGTTTTTCCTGAAGAAGAATTGCTCGATGGATGGTCAGAAACCGCAAAAACTAATTTCCTTAATAAACTATCTAATCTTATTAAACAAGGTCAAAAAGCGTTGGAAACAGTGGATAAGAAGGAAGCAGCTGATATTTGGCGGAAAATATTTGGTGATCGTTTTCCGGAGTATACTCCACCTGAAGAAAGAATGGACAAAGGGTATGCACTACAAACATCAAAACCGGCGGTGTTAGGAAATCATGGACGATCATCTTGA
- a CDS encoding alpha/beta hydrolase produces the protein MATQKGTMHDYTIYSNELEEEVTLLAYLPSTFSPLHKYSLLIAQDGKDYFMYGKIKSVIEQLMENGEIDHTIVIGIPYHDVKDRYEKYHPNGKKNSQYLRFLAHELVPFLDQTFPTYQIGKGRALIGDSLGGTVSLMAGLLYPHTFGKIAMQSPYIDEGIIAKIRQFSEPSLLQIYHSVGTNETAVKTTDGNVRDFITPNRKAREAFIQKGFLYEYSEFDGGHAWTYWQPDVPRAIAYLLSS, from the coding sequence ATGGCGACACAAAAAGGAACGATGCATGACTATACGATTTACAGCAATGAGCTCGAAGAAGAAGTAACACTGCTTGCATATTTGCCAAGCACCTTTTCTCCGCTTCATAAATATTCTCTTTTAATTGCGCAGGATGGAAAAGATTATTTTATGTATGGAAAAATAAAAAGTGTAATCGAGCAGCTGATGGAAAACGGCGAGATTGATCACACCATTGTCATCGGAATTCCGTATCATGATGTGAAGGACCGCTATGAGAAATACCATCCAAACGGAAAGAAAAACAGCCAGTATTTACGCTTTTTGGCCCATGAGCTTGTTCCGTTTTTAGATCAAACGTTTCCTACGTACCAAATTGGAAAAGGGCGCGCGCTTATTGGCGATTCGCTCGGCGGCACGGTATCCTTGATGGCAGGACTGTTGTATCCGCATACATTTGGAAAAATTGCGATGCAGTCGCCATATATAGACGAAGGCATCATCGCAAAAATCCGGCAATTTTCCGAGCCATCATTATTGCAAATTTATCATTCGGTAGGGACAAACGAAACAGCGGTAAAAACGACGGACGGAAACGTGCGCGATTTTATCACTCCAAACCGAAAGGCACGTGAAGCATTTATCCAAAAAGGATTTTTGTATGAATACAGCGAATTTGATGGTGGTCATGCATGGACGTATTGGCAGCCTGACGTTCCGCGTGCCATCGCTTATCTCCTTTCTTCGTAA
- a CDS encoding site-specific integrase: MDIDKLIKLKAKGYYFRIDVGKDPITGKRRQQSFGPFKTKTEAKKELIKIRTQVMEGTYFKPPVKDFESFINEWFETVYCQNKSETTIETRRYIVDGHLIPYFGKMHIKDINTRVIDTFFAELRKNGRNPQKKAKHEEKEKRDLSESYLHIIFSLLNQAFKKAVAWGLIKVNPMESAQKPVVKNNKSKRNKAWTKEEVNIFLEAASKKGLVAPFLVGVVTGIRRGELLGLQWEDIDFGNKAITINGTLYRRKGEGLKYKPKTKTDSSDNRVIPIPDAIVEVLRKEKALQDEMREKLGDSYNSENFVFINDKGKPIDPDYLTRKFRETVKILNVKQINLHGLRHTAATLLMKLGVHVKIVSDILGHSRVQVTLDYYSHSNEEMMRQSTNELEQHIFS, encoded by the coding sequence ATGGATATTGATAAATTAATAAAACTAAAAGCTAAAGGCTACTACTTTCGTATAGATGTCGGAAAAGATCCAATAACCGGCAAGCGTCGACAACAAAGTTTTGGGCCGTTCAAAACGAAAACTGAAGCCAAAAAAGAACTTATAAAAATTAGAACACAAGTTATGGAAGGAACTTATTTTAAGCCGCCAGTTAAAGATTTTGAATCATTCATTAATGAATGGTTTGAGACTGTATACTGTCAAAATAAATCCGAAACAACTATCGAAACGAGAAGATACATTGTTGATGGCCATCTTATTCCTTATTTCGGCAAAATGCATATCAAAGATATAAATACACGTGTAATCGATACATTTTTTGCCGAGTTACGGAAAAACGGTAGAAATCCACAGAAAAAAGCTAAACATGAAGAAAAAGAGAAAAGAGATTTATCAGAATCATATCTTCATATCATTTTCAGTTTGCTTAACCAAGCTTTTAAAAAAGCCGTAGCATGGGGATTAATCAAAGTTAATCCCATGGAAAGTGCTCAAAAACCTGTGGTTAAGAATAACAAAAGTAAAAGAAATAAAGCGTGGACGAAAGAAGAGGTGAATATTTTCTTAGAAGCTGCCTCGAAAAAAGGATTGGTGGCTCCATTCTTGGTTGGTGTGGTGACCGGGATTCGAAGAGGAGAACTTTTAGGACTCCAATGGGAAGATATTGATTTTGGAAATAAAGCTATCACAATAAACGGTACATTATACAGACGAAAGGGCGAAGGATTAAAATATAAACCAAAAACGAAAACCGACAGTTCTGACAATCGAGTAATTCCTATCCCTGATGCTATCGTTGAAGTCTTGCGAAAAGAAAAAGCTTTGCAAGATGAAATGAGAGAAAAATTAGGGGACAGTTACAATAGCGAAAACTTTGTATTTATTAACGATAAAGGCAAACCTATCGATCCGGATTATTTAACACGCAAGTTTAGGGAAACGGTAAAGATATTAAACGTTAAACAAATTAACTTGCATGGTTTACGGCATACAGCGGCAACGTTGCTAATGAAGCTAGGTGTTCATGTGAAAATTGTTAGTGACATATTAGGTCATTCGCGTGTACAAGTTACATTAGACTATTATTCACACTCTAACGAGGAAATGATGCGTCAATCAACAAATGAACTTGAGCAACATATATTTTCATAA